The Brevinematia bacterium genome window below encodes:
- a CDS encoding DUF996 domain-containing protein has translation MSQDAKTLSALGSLFIVISPILFLIPILSGILSLAGAVLFLIGLSKISNSVNEPKMFSQGLWAILLPLIVSFIAVMIIGVTIVAAAISFGLAVGSTQITENIDLQTIISLMSGVGIVGLIIIILCFISIWVSVIIYGLKMNTVSELLNKHFPEMEFKVAGTLFKIGGWLSILLVGGLLIWIAWILYTVKFFQAKAS, from the coding sequence ATGTCACAAGATGCAAAAACCTTATCTGCTCTCGGTAGCTTGTTTATTGTCATTTCACCAATTCTTTTCCTTATACCGATTCTATCAGGAATCCTGTCCCTTGCAGGGGCAGTGCTTTTTTTGATAGGACTAAGTAAGATCTCAAATTCTGTAAACGAACCGAAAATGTTCTCACAAGGGTTATGGGCTATTCTCTTACCTCTCATAGTTTCATTTATCGCTGTAATGATAATTGGAGTAACGATAGTAGCCGCAGCAATTAGTTTTGGATTAGCAGTAGGTTCCACCCAGATAACCGAAAATATTGATCTTCAAACCATAATTTCCTTAATGTCCGGAGTAGGAATAGTGGGATTAATAATCATAATATTATGCTTTATCAGTATTTGGGTATCTGTAATAATCTATGGACTAAAAATGAATACAGTTTCGGAACTGCTGAATAAACACTTCCCGGAGATGGAATTCAAAGTCGCTGGAACCCTGTTCAAGATAGGTGGATGGTTGAGTATTCTACTTGTTGGTGGACTTTTGATATGGATAGCTTGGATACTATACACAGTAAAGTTCTTCCAGGCAAAAGCTTCCTAA